Proteins encoded within one genomic window of Calonectris borealis chromosome 1, bCalBor7.hap1.2, whole genome shotgun sequence:
- the DHRS12 gene encoding dehydrogenase/reductase SDR family member 12 isoform X5: MVNNRELTEDGLEKNFATNTLGTYILTTALLPLLEEEADARVITVSSGGMLVQKLDISDLQSGNGTFDGTMVYAQNKRQQVVLTEQWAKAHRNIHFSVMHPGWADTPAVRSSMPDFYQKMKNTLRTEAQGADTVVWLAVSSEATKLPSGLFFQDRQPVPTHLPLASTHSPPEDEEKLMEVLEEFSQKFKSTSPGT, from the exons ATGGTGAATAACAGAGAATTAACTGAAGATGGACTTGAAAAAAACTTTGCAACAAACACTTTGG GTACATATATTCTGACaactgccctgctgcccctcctgGAAGAAGAAGCTGATGCCAGAGTG ATAACTGTCTCTTCGGGGGGCATGCTAGTTCAAAAATTAGACATATCTGACTTGCAGTCGGGAAACGGGACATTTGATGGAACTATGGTGTATGCACAAAACAAG AGACAGCAAGTTGTCTTGACAGAGCAATGGGCAAAAGCTCACAGGAACATCCATTTCTCTGTTATGCACCCCGGCTGGGCAGACACTCCAG CTGTGAGATCATCAATGCCAGATTTCTATCAGAAGATGAAGAATACTCTGCGCACAGAGGCCCAGGGAGCTGATACTGTTGTATGGTTGGCAGTATCATCTGAAGCAACAAAATTACCGAGCGGCTTGTTCTTTCAAG ACAGGCAACCAGTCCCTACACACTTACCCCTGGCAAGCACCCACAGTCCACCGGAGGATGAGGAGAAGCTAATGGAGGTGCTGGAAGAGTTCTCCCAGAAGTTTAAATCCACTTCTCCAGGAACTTAG